aacatgacggtgtgatgacgatgatggtgaagttatccgcgtagggcttcgcctaagcaccgcgagatatgaccgagagtgtaatctgtggaggggggcgccgcacacggctaacagatgtcgTTGTTGTGTTCTAGGCACCTCCCCCTCATAcatataggtggggggagagggagcagccctaggggcgccccaagtaggagggatcctacttgggctcctgccctaggcTTGCGCCTCCTTTTTCCTTCTTTTGGCgatgaggggaaggaaggaggaggtgccccccccccctttcctttctcccaccaaGGGGGAAATGCAGGAAGAGGTGGCaccccctcctttccttcctctagAGCCTGCGGCCAGggaaaggggcgcaccagccctttgTAGGCTGGTATGTCCCTCCCTCGGCCCactaagcccatatctttgccggggttgcccgaaactcctttccggtgacccgatatgtacccggtacccttcagaacacttccggtgtccgaataccatcgtcctatatatcaatatttacctctcggccatttagagactcctcgtcatgtccgtgatctcatccggggctccgaacaacattcggtcaccaaatcacataactcatataatacaatattgtcatcgaacgttaagcgtgcggaccctatgggttcaaaacctatgtagacttgaccgagacacctctccggtcaataaccaacagcggaacctagatgctcatattagctcccacatattctacaaagatctttattggtcgaaccgttatgacaacatacgttattccctttgtcatcggtatgttacttgcccgagattcgatcgtcggtatcttcatacctagttcaatctcgttacctgcaagtctctttactcattctgtagtacatcgtcctgcaactaactcattagtcactttgcttgcaaggctttttatgatgtgtattaccgagagggcccagagatacctctccgatactcggagtgacaaatcctaatctcgatctatgcaacccaacaaacaccttcggaaatacctctagagcatctttataatcactcagttacgttgagacgtttgatagcacacaaggcattcctccgatatccgggagttgcataatctcatagtcgaagaaatatgtatttgacatgaagaaagcaatagcaataaaattgaacgatcataatgctaagctaatgaattggtcttgtccatcacgtcattctcctaatgatatgatcccgtttatcaaatgacaacacatgtctatagttaggaaacttaaccatctttgatcaacgagctagtctagtagagacttactagggacacgtaatacaattctagcatgaacaataaacatttttcatgaaataagaaaatataaaataataattttattattgcctctagggcatatttccttcagtgggaaGCGGCGAGACTGACaccacggaggaagaagacagCAGAGAacaaatgatctggtagggtgagaCGGCGGATTTGATGCAATTTGAGATGTTGTAGGGCCATCGGGTCTGACGTGGCGACGTGCTCAGACGCCCCATATTTGGACTGGATATGGGCCGTGCCGATCAGCCCAGATGTTTGTGGCGTCTGTTTGGGTCGAATTTTTATGACTGGCCAGTGACCGAGCCGTCCACCCGGACATTGGTTTGGGGCACGTGGCTGTAGATGATGCTCTTATATTTGCTTGCGGTCgcgctagttttgttcatcccatcTTCCTCGTGTACATGCGTGCAACATTTTTCTTAGCTTCGTCCATTGAGCTACGCGCCGTATGAAGATCACGGTGCAGTCATCCAAGTCCATCAAGCCTGACTATGGCGCCCACCGCCCGGCGGCTCCTCCGTTCACGGCGAACGTCGTCCCGCTCTCAGTGTTCGACAAGGCCAACTTGGACACGCAGGTCTCCGTCCTCTACGCCTTCCACCCGCCGGCCCCGCCGAACGGCGTCCTCGAGGCCGGGCTCGCCAGGGCCCTCGTCGACTACCGCGAGTTCGCCGGGCGTCTCGCCCGGGACGCCGACGGCAGCCGCCGCGCCATCCTCCTCAACGACGCCGGCGCGCGGTTCGTCGAGGCGACGGCCGGCGTGGCGCTCGGCAGCGTCATGCCGCTGCGGCCCACCCCCGCGGTGCTGAGCCTGcacccgagcggcggcgacgagctgaTGCTGGTCCAGGCCACGCGGTTCGCGTGCGGGTCCCTCGTCGTCGGCCTGACCGTGCACCACACCGTCGCCGACGGCCGAGGGTTCTGCAACTTCATCCTCGCCTGGGGCCAGGCCACGCGCGGCGCCCCCGTCGACCCCGTCCCGGTGCACGACCGGCCGTCCTTCTTCGCGCCGCGCAGCCGCCTAAGATCGAGCACGAGCACCGCCGCGTCGAGTTCAAGCCATACGGCGCCCGCAAGGACGACtacgccggcggtggcggcggcgaggaggaggaggaggtggtggtagaGAGGGTGCACTTCAGCGCGGACCGCATCGCGAAGCTGAAGTCGCAGGCGTCGTCGGCTGGGGCGCGGTACAGCACGGTGCAGTGCGTGCTGGCGCACCTGTGGCGGTGCGTGacgcgggcgcgcgggctggacGGGCGCGACGCCACCGCCCTGCTCATCGGAGTGGACGGGCGAAGGCGGATGAGCCCGCCGGTGCCGGACGGGTACACCGGCAACgtggtgctctgggcgcggcccACGGCCACCGCGCGGGAGCTCATGGACATGCCGCTGCGCCACGCAGCGGAGCTCATCGGCCGGGCGGTTGCACGGGTCGACGACGCCTACTACAAGTCCTTCATCGACTTCGCCTGCTCCGGGACCGTGGAGGAGGAGCGGCTGGTGCCGACGGCCGACGCGGCGGACACGGTGCTGAGCCCGAACGTCGAGGTGAACAGCTGGGTGCGTCTCCCGTTCTACGACCTGGACCTGGGCGGCGGCCGGCCCTTCCTCTTCATGCCCAGCTACGTGCCGGTGGAGGGCGTGGCCTTCCTTGTGGCGTCCTTCGCCGGCGACGGCAGCGTGGACGCCTACGTTTCCCTCTTCCGCCGCGACATGGATGCCTTCCGGAACTGCTGCGCATCCGGCCTCTCAAAACTCTAGATGTCACCAATGTTCCAGTTCTTATTTCCTCAGTTTCGAGTCTTGTTTCATCGAGTACACATTACTCcctaatttgaactaaaaccacgacaataattttgaaacggagggagtaccaatctGTGTATGCTAATCAAAAATGGAGCGAACAGAAATTCAACAAAAATGGTAGTACATCCTTTTATTGCCTATCCAGCAAGAACGCTGAAACAAATAACATATGTTTGGTGACAAGAGTAGCCTATAGAGAATTATACAACTACAACCAACCAAGCTTGTAATATCATGTGGGCTTTGCATCCAAACACAACGCGGCAGTTGTGGCAGTGCCATGTCGATACATTTCAGTAGATACAGTATATCCAACATGGATGGATGGATAGGAAAAAGAATAGTGATAAAAATTATATCCCCCCAACAAAAGAAATCAATCATACATAAGGGAAACCCAGGTGAGCAAAATCCGAAAGCCTGCTAAACTGTTTTCTCAAACCCGATCCACCGCTGTGTAATCTCACCTGTACCCGCCGTATGGCTGCTGCCCGCCATATCCAGCGCCCATCTGGTTGTAGCCAGCGCCCGGCATGCCGCCGGGAGCCATCCCCATCTGAGGAGGCCGCATCCCCATCCCCTGGTTCatgcccatccccatccccattccCATCTGTTGTTGGTTCATCCCCATTCCCATTCCCATCTGTTGTTGGTTCATCCCCATGCCCATTCCCATCTGTTGTTGGTTCATCCCCATCGGTTGCTggcccatccccatccccattccCATGGGTTGTTGGTTCATTCCCATTCCCATCCCCATTGGTCGGTTCATTCCCATTCCGCCACCATAACCAGGACCACCAATACCGACACCCCGCCCGGCACCCATTGGGTTGGGAGGGGGTGCAACGGCACTCGCACCAGCTCGACCAATGCCAGAGCCAGATCCCATTGCCTTGCCCATGGTGATCGTAGATACTACAGGTGCTTGAGAGATCTTCTTATCTTGCCTTTTATCCTTGCGGTTGATTGAATCAAAGTCCACTCCAATATCTGCATGTGGATTGGTTTTTGCTGTAAAAGAACAACATACAATTAGGtcagaacacacaaaaacagaatgtGGACACTGGAGAAATAGGCAGCCAGGGCGCATAGACAAGCCACTTACCGCCAGAAATGTTGAAATCGACAAGACCCCGGGTCAATGTATCAGACCAAACTGTGGATTTGGGCTCAAATTTCTTCACTGGCTGGGTCTGACTAACTTGCAAAGCTGAAATTAGTGTTTCTGGGGGAGCTGATAAACTTGACTGCAGAGGAGTGCTGGCACCAGATGGCACTGAATTTGGAGCACCAAAAGGCTGAGATGCCCCTCGAGAAATTGATGGTGCCTGTGGTGCTGGTGCGGCAGTTTGTAGGAGGAAGCTTTGCTGAGGTGCATGTTGAGGTGGAAGATGAGAAGACTGTGGAGGAACATAGGATGGTGGTGCTCCATTCTGTGAAGCCGGTTGCATATAAAAGTTTGATGGGCCTGATGGTAGATTGGGAGCTGCATGTTGAGGTGCCTGTGGAGGAGCAAATGATGGTGCAGCATGTTGAGGTAGCTGTGGAGGAGCAAATGATGGCGCAGCAGCCTGAGAAAATGATGATGGGTTCGTGGCTGCAGGATATGCTTGTGGCTGAGCAAACATGGGAGCAGCATGAGTGATAGGCTGAGATGCCTGGGAGGGAACATAAGCAGGGGGTGCCTGTTGGGACGGATTTGCATGTGAAACCCCCGAAGGTAAGGAGGTGGTGCTTCCAAAAATATCCTGTTGTCCAGGTGCGGCATTGGATGCAAAACTGAGATCGCCGAGAGTATCTTCAAAACCAAAGCTAGTGGATGAAGCAGGCTGGAAAGGATTTACATCTGCACCAGCTCCTGTGGCCTGGAATGAACCAGCCGGGGTCGCATTTGTCTGAGAAGGTGCATGATTCTCTTCTTGAACTGCCTTGAAAGGAGTAGGATCTCCAAAAGGATTTGAAGCATCAATTGCCTACAATATTTAAATACAAGAGAAAAAGCTGAATGTCTGCCTGCGTTGGCTATTATGACTATATTAAAACAGAACACAACAGTCATTCCATCACAAAAGGACGTCACTTCACGTTTAATTCAGAAAAGTTATACTGGCCGAAATTTAGCCAACATTACTCCAGATGCACAAAGGATAAATACATTTTAACAACTATGTTGAGTAATATTTTTACCTTACTAGTGCTTAACTTATCCAGTATGTCAAATTTCAAGGAATTGTAAGGCAATTTAAATTACTTTAAGTAAACTAGTAACACTAGAATTAAAGAAACAGTGCGGTCTAAATTGTATCTTATCCCCATTATCATCGGCGCTAATCTATGCAAATGGCAGTAAGTTCAACAGATTCATACCTCACTGAACCCGGTAGAAGCAGGTGGCATGCCCATAAAACTATCCGTTTCAAAACCTGAACTTGCTGATGGCTCGACACTTGGGACGTCAGTCGGCTGAGGAACAGAAACCAAAGCCAGCGCACCAATAGGATCTGACCCAAACAAATCCATCTCAAAGCTGTTCATTATCGGTGAGGTATTCACCGGAGGTGAAGCATCTGAAAGGATAGATATAAGAAAGAAAATAGTATTTAGTAATCACCAAAACAAATTTATAACAGCAACATGCCAGTTAGTCAAAATTCTTCCATGCAGCTGTTCTTCTTGTACAGTTTATAAAGAAACAGAACAAAAAATCATTTGCTATTTTCCATGACTTTGGTTTAGTCATGAGCACATTGACTGCTAAAAGAGTACAAAACTATACCTGGTACTGATCCACGTGGATCAAACTCATCAAAACCATTCGGTTCAGCAGGAGCAGGTGGTTGTGCAGCAGGAGCAGGTGGTTGTGGAGCTACAACCTCGACAGGCTTATCATGAACACCATTCACCTGCCCTGGGGCTGGGGGAAAGCTTGTTCTAGGTACAGAGGGAGAAGATGCCTTTGGTGCAGCAGGCACACTCGCTCCATTTCTGAAATGGATGGATGGCTCAGATTTCCGATTTCATTATTCTATCAACAGATTATAAATTTTAGGATAGAATCGTCACCTTTCATCATGATGGTTGTCCTGGGTATCTCCTGCAACATCTTCGTAGCTTGGTGGTGAAGCAATCTGCTGGTTAGAAGCCTTCCGCTCAATAGGCCTGTTAAAGCAGGTAGAACTTAAGACGGCTAGCTACAAAAGGGCAAGCTAAAAGGTAAGAACTCAACAACACTACATTTTTACCTCTCATCCTGAGTAGGTGCATCAGCGTTGCTGCCACGACCACTGCAACAGAAACAGGAGGATGTTTAACATAAGGGGCACTATATTAGTAATACACAAAAACAGTCTTGAAAATCATCGGTTGACCATCCTATAATCAGCGCTTAAGAATGTTAGATCGAAACAAGCGATGAAACGGACCGGGATGAATAAGCCTCCTCATCCCCGTAGCTCCTACGGCCTGATCCTTCTGCATACTCAGGGTTGCTATTACTTCCTCTGTTGTATTCATCTTCCCTGTTGCGTTCATTAGAATCCCTAGAATAACGATCTCCATCCCTATTGGGTGTATCTCCAGCGCCACTGTATCTGTCATCATCTCTATATCCGTCTCGTTCCCTCCCATAGCCATTCCTGTTATCATATCTACCTCCTTCGTAGCGATCGCGGTCATTGTCATATCCACCCGGACTCCTGTGTGGTCCACTTGTGGCAAATGCACTCCGATACCTATAAAGGAACACAGAAAACTAATCAGCACGACAAACATGTCTACGACACAGTATGTGCCGATCGGATATTTGAAGCAAACATAATACGAAGTTACACTCACTTGTCTCTGGTAGCAAGTGCTTTCTGCCTAACTTCCAGTATCCTTTCCTTATCATTAACTAAACTAACGAGGCTCTGGGATTTCCGTCGGACATTGCTACCTTGATCTCTCCCACTAGAATCGATATACTGGAAGTCAGCTAGTGCCTGCAATTCCGATTATACTTATTAGAGCATCAAGCAAGTATGATAGAGGAACATAAGATGAGATGCTTGTGTGGCTCTTGATGAAGCAGGAAGTAGAGGATTGATAGCATTACCGATATCTGATAAGAATGCTCCCTTATGTCATCAATAACTCGCTCGGTTCCATGTGCTA
Above is a window of Triticum aestivum cultivar Chinese Spring chromosome 6B, IWGSC CS RefSeq v2.1, whole genome shotgun sequence DNA encoding:
- the LOC123139425 gene encoding clathrin interactor EPSIN 2, whose product is MKKVFDQTVRDLKRGVNKKVLKVPGTEQKILDATSNEPWGPHGSLLAEIAQATHNYHEYQMIMNIVWKRVSDTGKNWRHVYKGLIVLDYLVAHGTERVIDDIREHSYQISALADFQYIDSSGRDQGSNVRRKSQSLVSLVNDKERILEVRQKALATRDKYRSAFATSGPHRSPGGYDNDRDRYEGGRYDNRNGYGRERDGYRDDDRYSGAGDTPNRDGDRYSRDSNERNREDEYNRGSNSNPEYAEGSGRRSYGDEEAYSSRGRGSNADAPTQDERPIERKASNQQIASPPSYEDVAGDTQDNHHDERNGASVPAAPKASSPSVPRTSFPPAPGQVNGVHDKPVEVVAPQPPAPAAQPPAPAEPNGFDEFDPRGSVPDASPPVNTSPIMNSFEMDLFGSDPIGALALVSVPQPTDVPSVEPSASSGFETDSFMGMPPASTGFSEAIDASNPFGDPTPFKAVQEENHAPSQTNATPAGSFQATGAGADVNPFQPASSTSFGFEDTLGDLSFASNAAPGQQDIFGSTTSLPSGVSHANPSQQAPPAYVPSQASQPITHAAPMFAQPQAYPAATNPSSFSQAAAPSFAPPQLPQHAAPSFAPPQAPQHAAPNLPSGPSNFYMQPASQNGAPPSYVPPQSSHLPPQHAPQQSFLLQTAAPAPQAPSISRGASQPFGAPNSVPSGASTPLQSSLSAPPETLISALQVSQTQPVKKFEPKSTVWSDTLTRGLVDFNISGAKTNPHADIGVDFDSINRKDKRQDKKISQAPVVSTITMGKAMGSGSGIGRAGASAVAPPPNPMGAGRGVGIGGPGYGGGMGMNRPMGMGMGMNQQPMGMGMGMGQQPMGMNQQQMGMGMGMNQQQMGMGMGMNQQQMGMGMGMGMNQGMGMRPPQMGMAPGGMPGAGYNQMGAGYGGQQPYGGYR